A genome region from Gadus chalcogrammus isolate NIFS_2021 chromosome 7, NIFS_Gcha_1.0, whole genome shotgun sequence includes the following:
- the LOC130385623 gene encoding glycerophosphodiester phosphodiesterase domain-containing protein 5-like isoform X2, with protein MVKHQPLQVYEKQVFVSFVTGIYGCRWKRYQRSHDDSSKWECTWTAMLFSSFLLLLFWAYFWLVAHNDYNQFNWLLYNRSGEWRDDTFLILAYSVVGFSYVSILTILACFHISLGQQLNLYWVHKVGVLVTLLTTISGVVTVDDVWGEEWAILLISLQSTAPFLHLGALAVFTALGWLVAGYVVRRERSNFQVMVLLIYVVLLLLIYLAPLTFRCPCVMNSHSLAPRPEIIGRRGAPMLAPENTMVSFNRALQQGVSSLQADVTISEDGVPFLMRDDTLRRTTDVGKVFPSRQHDDASSFNWTDLRALNAGQWFLESDPYWTADSLSAKERGRAGNQTVCPLVEMLRLAARANRSALLNVRRPPPQHPRHRSWFMDTLWVIQRSGIPQKRVTWTPDTDRGRVRGLQQAADEMLSLEEMRQRGVSSLTLHYSKASHRELQEYLANNVSVTVYPVNEAWLYSLLWCSGVPSVSSDAPQDLRKVPYPIWLMSQSAYCFIWITSDLVSIAVVLVIFSFQKWKMSGMQNYNPEHIMLSAVTRRASRDVNVMKEKLIFSELNNGLNSTEDLSLNLENGYASYSCGGH; from the exons ATGGTGAAACACCAACCCTTGCAGGTCTATGAGAAGcaggtgtttgtgtcttttgtgACCGGAATCTACGGTTGCCGCTGGAAACGCTACCAACGCTCCCACGATGACAGCTCTAAG TGGGAGTGCACGTGGACGGCCATGTTGTTCAGctccttcctgctgctgctgttctggGCCTACTTCTGGCTGGTGGCGCACAACGACTACAACCAGTTCAACTG GTTGCTGTACAACCGCTCCGGAGAGTGGCGAGATGACACCTTTCTCATCCTGGCCTACAGTGTTGTTGGGTTCAGCTACGTCTCTATCCTAACG ATTCTAGCATGCTTCCATATTTCCTTGGGCCAGCAGCTCAACCTCTACTGGGTGCATAAG GTGGGCGTTCTAGTCACGCTGCTCACCACCATCTCAGGGGTGGTTACCGTGGACGATGTGTGGGGCGAGGAGTGGGCCATCTTGCTCATATCTCTGCAG TCCACAGCACCTTTCCTGCACCTTGGAGCCCTGGCCGTGTTCACGGCGCTGGGCTGGCTGGTGGCGGGGTACGTGGTCCGCAGGGAGAGGTCCA ACTTCCAGGTGATGGTGCTGCTGATCTACGTGGTGCTCCTCCTGCTGATCTACCTGGCTCCGCTCACCTTCAGGTGCCCCTGCGTCATGAATAGCCACAGCCTGGCCCCGCGGCCCGAGATCATCGGCCGACGGGGCGCTCCCATG CTGGCTCCAGAGAACACCATGGTGTCCTTCAACAGAGCCCTGCAGCAGGGGGTGAGCTCCCTGCAAGCGGACGTCACCATCAG TGAGGACGGCGTGCCCTTCCTGATGCGGGACGACACCCTGCGGAGAACAACGGACGTGGGCAAGGTGTTCCCGTCCCGGCAGCACGACGACGCCTCCTCCTTCAACTGGACCGACCTCCGCGCTCTGAACGCAGGACAGTGGTTCCTGGAG AGCGACCCCTACTGGACGGCGGACTCCCTGTCAGCCAAGGAGCGCGGCCGCGCGGGGAACCAGACGGTGTGCCCCCTGGTGGAGATGCTGCGCCTGGCGGCCCGCGCCAACCGCTCGGCCCTGCTCAACGTGCGCCGCCCGCCCCCCCAGCACCCGCGCCACCGCAGCTGGTTCATGGACACCCTCTGGGTCATCCAGCGCTCCGGCATCCCCCAGAAGAGG GTGACGTGGACCCCCGACACGGACCGGGGGCGCGTGCGGGGGCTGCAGCAGGCCGCGGACGAGATGCTGTCGCTGGAGGAGATGAGGCAGAGGGGAGTCAGCAGTCTGACGCTGCACTACAGCAAGGCCAGCCACAGAGAGCTGCA GGAGTACCTGGCCAACAACGTGAGTGTGACGGTGTACCCGGTGAACGAGGCCTGGCTCTACTCCCTCCTGTGGTGCAGCGGGGTGCCTTCTGTCTCCTCCGACGCCCCCCAGGACCTCCGCAAGGTGCCTTACCCCATCTGGCTCATG AGCCAGAGTGCTTACTGCTTTATCTGGATCACGTCGGATCTGGTGTCCATCGCCGTCGTGCTGGTGATTTTCTCCTTCCAAAA ATGGAAGATGAGTGGCATGCAGAACTACAACCCGGAGCACATCATGCTGAGCGCCGTGACGCGCCGGGCCAGTCGAGACGTCAACGTCATGAAGGAGAAGCTCATCTTCTCAG AACTCAACAATGGGCTGAATAGCACGGAGGATCTGTCCCTCAACCTGGAGAATGGCTATGCTAGCTACTCATGTGGTGGCCACTGA
- the LOC130385623 gene encoding glycerophosphodiester phosphodiesterase domain-containing protein 5-like isoform X1: MVKHQPLQVYEKQVFVSFVTGIYGCRWKRYQRSHDDSSKWECTWTAMLFSSFLLLLFWAYFWLVAHNDYNQFNWLLYNRSGEWRDDTFLILAYSVVGFSYVSILTILACFHISLGQQLNLYWVHKVGVLVTLLTTISGVVTVDDVWGEEWAILLISLQSTAPFLHLGALAVFTALGWLVAGYVVRRERSNFQVMVLLIYVVLLLLIYLAPLTFRCPCVMNSHSLAPRPEIIGRRGAPMLAPENTMVSFNRALQQGVSSLQADVTISEDGVPFLMRDDTLRRTTDVGKVFPSRQHDDASSFNWTDLRALNAGQWFLESDPYWTADSLSAKERGRAGNQTVCPLVEMLRLAARANRSALLNVRRPPPQHPRHRSWFMDTLWVIQRSGIPQKRVRIVTWTPDTDRGRVRGLQQAADEMLSLEEMRQRGVSSLTLHYSKASHRELQEYLANNVSVTVYPVNEAWLYSLLWCSGVPSVSSDAPQDLRKVPYPIWLMSQSAYCFIWITSDLVSIAVVLVIFSFQKWKMSGMQNYNPEHIMLSAVTRRASRDVNVMKEKLIFSELNNGLNSTEDLSLNLENGYASYSCGGH; this comes from the exons ATGGTGAAACACCAACCCTTGCAGGTCTATGAGAAGcaggtgtttgtgtcttttgtgACCGGAATCTACGGTTGCCGCTGGAAACGCTACCAACGCTCCCACGATGACAGCTCTAAG TGGGAGTGCACGTGGACGGCCATGTTGTTCAGctccttcctgctgctgctgttctggGCCTACTTCTGGCTGGTGGCGCACAACGACTACAACCAGTTCAACTG GTTGCTGTACAACCGCTCCGGAGAGTGGCGAGATGACACCTTTCTCATCCTGGCCTACAGTGTTGTTGGGTTCAGCTACGTCTCTATCCTAACG ATTCTAGCATGCTTCCATATTTCCTTGGGCCAGCAGCTCAACCTCTACTGGGTGCATAAG GTGGGCGTTCTAGTCACGCTGCTCACCACCATCTCAGGGGTGGTTACCGTGGACGATGTGTGGGGCGAGGAGTGGGCCATCTTGCTCATATCTCTGCAG TCCACAGCACCTTTCCTGCACCTTGGAGCCCTGGCCGTGTTCACGGCGCTGGGCTGGCTGGTGGCGGGGTACGTGGTCCGCAGGGAGAGGTCCA ACTTCCAGGTGATGGTGCTGCTGATCTACGTGGTGCTCCTCCTGCTGATCTACCTGGCTCCGCTCACCTTCAGGTGCCCCTGCGTCATGAATAGCCACAGCCTGGCCCCGCGGCCCGAGATCATCGGCCGACGGGGCGCTCCCATG CTGGCTCCAGAGAACACCATGGTGTCCTTCAACAGAGCCCTGCAGCAGGGGGTGAGCTCCCTGCAAGCGGACGTCACCATCAG TGAGGACGGCGTGCCCTTCCTGATGCGGGACGACACCCTGCGGAGAACAACGGACGTGGGCAAGGTGTTCCCGTCCCGGCAGCACGACGACGCCTCCTCCTTCAACTGGACCGACCTCCGCGCTCTGAACGCAGGACAGTGGTTCCTGGAG AGCGACCCCTACTGGACGGCGGACTCCCTGTCAGCCAAGGAGCGCGGCCGCGCGGGGAACCAGACGGTGTGCCCCCTGGTGGAGATGCTGCGCCTGGCGGCCCGCGCCAACCGCTCGGCCCTGCTCAACGTGCGCCGCCCGCCCCCCCAGCACCCGCGCCACCGCAGCTGGTTCATGGACACCCTCTGGGTCATCCAGCGCTCCGGCATCCCCCAGAAGAGGGTGAGGATT GTGACGTGGACCCCCGACACGGACCGGGGGCGCGTGCGGGGGCTGCAGCAGGCCGCGGACGAGATGCTGTCGCTGGAGGAGATGAGGCAGAGGGGAGTCAGCAGTCTGACGCTGCACTACAGCAAGGCCAGCCACAGAGAGCTGCA GGAGTACCTGGCCAACAACGTGAGTGTGACGGTGTACCCGGTGAACGAGGCCTGGCTCTACTCCCTCCTGTGGTGCAGCGGGGTGCCTTCTGTCTCCTCCGACGCCCCCCAGGACCTCCGCAAGGTGCCTTACCCCATCTGGCTCATG AGCCAGAGTGCTTACTGCTTTATCTGGATCACGTCGGATCTGGTGTCCATCGCCGTCGTGCTGGTGATTTTCTCCTTCCAAAA ATGGAAGATGAGTGGCATGCAGAACTACAACCCGGAGCACATCATGCTGAGCGCCGTGACGCGCCGGGCCAGTCGAGACGTCAACGTCATGAAGGAGAAGCTCATCTTCTCAG AACTCAACAATGGGCTGAATAGCACGGAGGATCTGTCCCTCAACCTGGAGAATGGCTATGCTAGCTACTCATGTGGTGGCCACTGA